A region from the Ammospiza nelsoni isolate bAmmNel1 chromosome 1, bAmmNel1.pri, whole genome shotgun sequence genome encodes:
- the NDUFS6 gene encoding NADH dehydrogenase [ubiquinone] iron-sulfur protein 6, mitochondrial has product MAAPAATFRWLLPRSRPLLAAATAARPYGVRASDTGELVTHTGQVYEEKDYRRVRFVGRQKEVNKNFAIDLIAEQPVSQVESRVISCDGGGGALGHPKVYINLDKETKTGTCGYCGLQFKQKHH; this is encoded by the exons ATGGCGGCGCCCGCCGCGACCTTCCGCTGGCTGCTGCCGCGGAGCCGCCCGCTGCTGGCCGCCGCCACTGCCGCCCGGCCCTACGGTGTGCGGGCCTCCGACACCGGCGAGCTGGTGACGCACACCGGGCAG GTATATGAGGAGAAGGATTATAGAAGAGTTAGATTTGTTGGACGACAAAAGGAG GTGAACAAGAATTTTGCAATTGATTTGATagcagagcagcctgtgagTCAAGTTGAAAGCAGAGTGATCTCATGCGATGGTGGTGGTGGAGCTTTGGGACATCCCAAAGTATACATCAACTTG GACAAAGAGACAAAGACCGGAACATGTGGATACTGTGGACTTCAGTTTAAACAGAAGCATCACTGA